A window from Micromonospora profundi encodes these proteins:
- a CDS encoding IS630 family transposase: protein MGRRPEVFVRQVSMVEGQRLQRITRTAKDPVKLRRAIVVLMSAQGQPAPDIAHLLKASEDYVRDVIHAFNDRGFDALDPKWSGGAPRRIDEQTRDWICVIARCDPRFLGRPFSCWSLTKLRDYLIAAGHVTTISVETVRRILHERGVTWQATKTWKASTDPDFTTKMRRILDLYDHPPADGRVLSVDEFGPLNLQPRPGRAWRPVAHPVRLRATYTRDQGVRHMIAALDLTTGKLHYRIRDRKRWREFLSFLKTLRARWPDDRLYLILDNFSPHKHPEVRAWCTANQIDLVFLPTYASWLNWIEAEFAAVRYFALNGTDHRTHAEQDTAIGAYIRWRNQHAQPKTGYAINSKIRHPDYPFKAA from the coding sequence GTGGGTAGGCGCCCGGAGGTGTTCGTCCGGCAGGTGTCGATGGTCGAGGGTCAACGGTTGCAGCGGATCACTCGGACGGCGAAGGACCCGGTGAAGCTGCGGCGGGCGATCGTGGTGCTGATGTCCGCCCAGGGACAGCCGGCCCCGGACATCGCTCATCTGCTCAAGGCCAGCGAGGACTACGTCCGCGACGTGATCCACGCGTTCAACGATCGGGGGTTCGACGCCCTGGACCCAAAATGGAGCGGGGGCGCACCGAGACGGATCGATGAGCAGACCCGCGACTGGATCTGCGTCATCGCCCGGTGCGACCCCCGTTTCCTCGGCCGACCCTTCTCCTGCTGGTCCCTGACCAAGCTGCGCGACTACCTCATCGCCGCCGGCCACGTCACGACCATCAGCGTCGAGACCGTCCGCCGGATCCTGCACGAACGCGGCGTGACGTGGCAGGCCACCAAGACGTGGAAGGCCAGCACCGACCCCGACTTCACCACGAAGATGCGCCGGATCCTGGACCTCTACGACCACCCACCAGCAGATGGTCGGGTGTTGTCCGTCGACGAGTTCGGGCCGCTGAACCTGCAACCCCGACCCGGACGGGCCTGGCGGCCCGTCGCACACCCGGTGCGACTGCGGGCCACCTACACCCGCGACCAGGGCGTACGACACATGATCGCCGCCCTGGACCTGACCACCGGCAAGCTGCACTACCGCATCCGCGACCGGAAACGATGGCGGGAATTCCTCAGCTTCCTCAAGACACTGCGCGCCCGGTGGCCCGATGACCGGCTCTACCTGATCCTGGACAACTTCTCCCCACACAAGCACCCCGAGGTCCGCGCCTGGTGCACCGCCAACCAGATCGACCTGGTGTTCCTACCGACCTACGCCTCCTGGCTGAACTGGATCGAGGCCGAATTCGCCGCCGTACGCTACTTCGCCCTCAACGGCACCGACCACCGCACCCACGCCGAGCAAGACACCGCCATCGGCGCCTACATCCGCTGGCGCAACCAACACGCCCAACCCAAAACCGGATACGCGATCAACTCCAAGATCCGCCATCCCGATTACCCGTTCAAGGCCGCATGA
- a CDS encoding protein kinase domain-containing protein — protein MPDAPRQLIANRYRLVRPLGQGGMGRVWQARDEMLERDVAIKELVAPPGLPDGERREMRERSMREARAVARLGHVNVVRVFDVLHSGDDPWIVMELVPSRSLHQVLEAEGPMPVARAAQIGLGVLDALRAAHQAGVLHRDVKPANVLLADDGRVVLTDFGLATLPGDPRVTQTGMVLGSPAYLAPERATDGDVGPAADLWSLGATLYAAVEGRTPYQRSSPMAMLAALATEMPAPAQHAGRLAPLLEGLLRREPDQRISAEEADRLLRQAADSADPTSGDDQVEQAVPAEPAVPVEQAEQAVPVEQAGPVAGGGPGGPLGRPAMPVAMIDTGDRTPTMIVPEFVTVGSGQSAQPETGSPARRRRGWLVGSIAAAVLAVLTASASLLNLGLPGGPDPAADPPADASPVAEAPVARVLSPPPAGWHYHRDDPRFLVPVPDGWQPLRDGQRVEFREPDGSRWLVLDELRPVPADLVAQLRAREKSERRRYADYRRVTLAALDYQVRAAQWEWTYTDADGTPLRATSRAFVDRNGHAYTIGWTTSDAEWAASRGIFALVTDGFQGLPVAAGPPSGTAAAPPVAGTAQPSARPGGGSTAAAGKPGQQPSAPAPPTQTSAPAGRQIVSFASGRCIDIPEGKATAGARLHIWDCHRTAKQLWTFPADGTVRSMGKCLDVAGQSTADGAAVQLADCTGAASQKFTLNGAHDLVNIRADRCVDVRDGNLDNGARLQIWQCTGNANQKWRAS, from the coding sequence GTGCCTGATGCTCCTCGACAGTTGATCGCCAATCGTTACCGACTGGTACGTCCACTCGGCCAGGGTGGAATGGGCCGCGTGTGGCAGGCCCGTGACGAGATGCTCGAGCGGGACGTGGCCATCAAGGAGCTGGTGGCCCCGCCCGGCCTGCCAGACGGCGAGCGCCGGGAGATGCGCGAACGGTCGATGCGCGAGGCGCGGGCCGTCGCCCGGCTGGGCCACGTCAACGTGGTACGCGTCTTCGACGTGCTGCACTCCGGCGACGACCCGTGGATCGTGATGGAGCTTGTGCCCTCCCGGTCCCTGCATCAGGTCCTCGAAGCGGAGGGGCCGATGCCGGTGGCCCGCGCCGCGCAGATCGGGCTGGGCGTGCTCGACGCGCTGCGGGCCGCGCACCAGGCCGGTGTGCTGCACCGGGACGTCAAGCCCGCCAATGTGCTGCTCGCCGACGACGGCCGGGTGGTGCTCACCGACTTCGGGTTGGCCACCCTTCCCGGCGATCCGCGGGTGACCCAGACCGGGATGGTGCTCGGCTCACCTGCGTACCTCGCACCGGAGCGGGCCACCGACGGCGACGTCGGCCCGGCGGCAGACCTGTGGTCGCTCGGCGCCACCCTCTACGCGGCGGTCGAGGGGCGTACCCCGTACCAACGCTCGTCTCCAATGGCCATGCTGGCCGCGCTCGCCACCGAGATGCCCGCGCCGGCTCAGCACGCCGGCCGGCTGGCCCCGCTCCTGGAAGGACTGCTGCGGCGGGAGCCGGATCAGCGGATCAGCGCCGAGGAGGCGGATCGTCTGCTGCGGCAGGCCGCCGACTCCGCCGACCCGACGAGCGGAGACGACCAGGTCGAGCAGGCTGTCCCGGCCGAGCCGGCTGTCCCGGTCGAGCAGGCCGAGCAGGCTGTTCCGGTCGAGCAGGCCGGTCCGGTCGCCGGAGGCGGTCCGGGCGGCCCGCTCGGGCGGCCGGCCATGCCGGTGGCGATGATCGACACCGGCGACCGTACGCCCACAATGATCGTGCCCGAGTTCGTCACCGTCGGGTCCGGTCAGTCGGCCCAGCCGGAGACCGGCAGCCCGGCCCGTCGGCGTCGCGGCTGGCTCGTCGGCTCGATCGCCGCTGCAGTGCTGGCCGTGCTGACGGCGAGCGCGTCGCTGCTAAACCTCGGGTTGCCCGGGGGACCGGACCCGGCGGCGGACCCGCCCGCCGACGCCTCTCCTGTTGCCGAGGCTCCGGTCGCCAGGGTGCTGTCGCCGCCGCCCGCCGGGTGGCACTACCACCGGGACGATCCCCGCTTCCTCGTACCGGTGCCGGACGGCTGGCAGCCACTGCGTGACGGTCAACGGGTCGAGTTCCGCGAGCCGGATGGCAGCCGCTGGCTCGTCCTTGACGAACTCCGGCCGGTCCCCGCCGACCTGGTCGCCCAGCTGCGGGCCCGGGAGAAGTCGGAGCGTCGACGGTACGCCGACTACCGGCGGGTCACGCTCGCCGCGCTCGACTATCAGGTGCGGGCCGCCCAGTGGGAGTGGACGTACACCGATGCCGACGGCACGCCCCTGCGCGCCACGAGCCGGGCCTTCGTCGACCGCAACGGGCACGCGTACACAATCGGATGGACCACCTCGGACGCCGAATGGGCGGCCAGCCGGGGGATCTTCGCGCTGGTCACCGACGGCTTCCAGGGTCTGCCGGTGGCGGCCGGTCCGCCGTCCGGGACCGCTGCGGCCCCGCCGGTCGCGGGTACGGCGCAACCGTCGGCAAGACCGGGCGGCGGGTCGACGGCCGCCGCGGGCAAGCCGGGGCAGCAACCCTCGGCGCCGGCGCCGCCGACGCAGACCAGCGCGCCCGCCGGGCGGCAGATCGTCAGTTTCGCCAGCGGCCGGTGCATCGACATCCCGGAGGGCAAGGCCACCGCCGGCGCCCGACTCCATATCTGGGACTGCCACCGGACCGCCAAGCAACTGTGGACGTTCCCCGCCGACGGCACGGTCCGGTCGATGGGCAAGTGCCTGGACGTCGCCGGCCAGTCCACCGCCGACGGGGCTGCCGTCCAACTGGCCGACTGCACGGGCGCCGCGTCCCAGAAGTTCACCCTCAACGGGGCCCATGACCTGGTGAACATCCGGGCGGACAGGTGCGTCGACGTACGCGACGGCAACCTCGACAACGGCGCGCGGTTGCAGATCTGGCAGTGCACCGGAAACGCGAACCAGAAGTGGCGGGCGAGCTGA
- a CDS encoding cation:dicarboxylate symporter family transporter, which translates to MDTTDSATAPAPPVRRDRTRYLYLAVIVAVLAGIVVGLVAPEFGKELKPIGTGFVNLIKMMISPVIFCTIVLGVGSVRQAAKVGKVGGLALGYFLTMSTVALAIGLVVGNLIHPGSGLDLGPDLAGAGKAAAGDEAGSTADFLLGIIPTTLLSALTEGEVLQTLLVALLVGFAVQAMGRRGEPVLGAITVIQRVVFKVLAMIMWLAPIGAFGAMAAVVGATGVDALKSLAQIMLGFYATCLIFVLVVLGALLWFIARISIFSLLRYLGREFLLILSTSSSESALPRLIAKMEHFGVSKPVVGITVPTGYSFNLDGTAIYLTMASLFIADALGKPLSVGEQISLLLFMIIASKGAAGVTGAGLATLAGGLQSHRPDLVDGVGLIVGIDRFMSEARALTNFAGNAVATVLVGTWTGEFDRERAVGVLRGDDPFDEATMLDEHDDEDESAARRPDEKATVPVGSPA; encoded by the coding sequence ATGGACACCACCGACTCCGCCACCGCACCGGCGCCCCCGGTCCGTCGGGACCGTACCCGCTACCTCTACCTGGCCGTCATCGTGGCCGTGCTGGCCGGCATCGTGGTCGGCCTCGTCGCCCCCGAGTTCGGCAAGGAGCTCAAGCCGATCGGCACCGGCTTCGTCAACCTGATCAAGATGATGATCAGCCCGGTCATCTTCTGCACCATCGTGCTCGGCGTGGGCTCCGTCCGTCAGGCCGCGAAGGTCGGCAAGGTCGGCGGCCTCGCCCTCGGCTACTTCCTGACCATGTCGACTGTCGCGCTCGCCATCGGCCTGGTCGTCGGCAACCTCATCCACCCCGGCTCCGGCCTGGACCTGGGACCGGACCTCGCCGGCGCGGGCAAGGCCGCCGCCGGTGACGAAGCCGGGAGTACGGCGGACTTCCTGCTCGGGATCATCCCGACCACGCTGCTGTCCGCGCTCACCGAGGGCGAGGTGCTCCAGACCCTGCTGGTCGCCCTGCTTGTCGGTTTCGCCGTGCAGGCCATGGGCCGGCGCGGTGAGCCGGTGCTCGGCGCCATCACCGTCATCCAGCGGGTCGTCTTCAAGGTGCTCGCCATGATCATGTGGTTGGCGCCGATCGGCGCGTTCGGTGCCATGGCGGCAGTGGTCGGCGCCACCGGCGTGGACGCACTCAAGAGCCTCGCGCAGATCATGCTGGGCTTCTACGCGACCTGCCTGATCTTCGTGCTGGTGGTCCTCGGCGCGCTGCTCTGGTTCATCGCCCGGATCTCGATCTTCTCGCTGCTGCGCTACCTGGGCCGGGAGTTCCTGCTGATCCTGTCGACCTCCTCGTCGGAGTCCGCGCTGCCCCGGCTCATCGCGAAGATGGAGCACTTCGGGGTGAGCAAGCCCGTCGTCGGCATCACGGTGCCCACCGGGTACTCGTTCAACCTGGACGGCACGGCCATCTACCTGACCATGGCGTCGCTGTTCATCGCCGACGCGCTGGGCAAGCCGCTGTCGGTCGGCGAGCAGATCTCGCTGCTGCTCTTCATGATCATCGCTTCGAAGGGTGCCGCAGGGGTCACCGGCGCCGGGCTGGCGACGCTCGCCGGCGGGTTGCAGTCGCACCGCCCGGACCTCGTCGACGGCGTCGGGCTGATCGTCGGCATCGACCGGTTCATGTCCGAGGCGCGGGCGCTCACCAACTTCGCCGGCAACGCCGTGGCGACCGTGCTGGTGGGGACCTGGACCGGGGAGTTCGACCGGGAACGAGCGGTCGGGGTGCTGCGCGGCGACGACCCGTTCGACGAGGCGACAATGCTCGACGAGCACGACGACGAGGACGAGTCGGCGGCGCGGCGGCCGGACGAGAAGGCGACCGTGCCGGTCGGCTCGCCAGCCTGA
- a CDS encoding ATP-binding protein → MARRQWSIAGQLFALQAVVVTLLVLAGAAGAVWLARSDSRQAAQEEVLSVAQTVARSPDVRAALTTADPATILQPYAESTRLATGTDFVVVMAPDRTRFSHPTRELIGQPFVGEIEPALAGHPFTVTNVGTLGESVRAVVPVYDDKRRIVGLVSVGITTRAIDRKLLAQLPVLFGVAAPALALAATGSWLLSRRLRRQTHGLGPAQMTRMYEYYDAVLHSVREGLVVLTTDRRVALVNDEGRRLLGLDADAPVTDQPVAGIDLPPAVAELLASGRDARDEPILAGDRVLVANQRTTRFEGAALGTVLTLRDQTELRTLASELDSVRALTEALQAQTHESANRLHTVLTLVELGRTEEAVRLGTRDLALAQQLTDRVVGAVTEPALAALLLGKSAQAGERGVDLVIEPECHLDDSPLPTGDLLTVVGNLVDNALEAVAGTPAPRRVRVFVGEVDDELVVRVADSGPGLAPDRVADAFRRGWSTKSTGRGLGLALVGQVVRRHGGRYDVGRSDDGGSLFTVRMPIVGARR, encoded by the coding sequence GTGGCCCGACGGCAGTGGAGCATCGCGGGGCAACTCTTCGCCCTCCAGGCGGTGGTGGTGACGCTGCTCGTGCTGGCCGGCGCGGCGGGTGCCGTCTGGCTGGCCCGCAGCGACTCCCGCCAGGCCGCGCAGGAGGAGGTGCTGTCGGTGGCGCAGACCGTGGCGCGCTCCCCCGACGTCCGCGCGGCCCTCACGACCGCCGACCCGGCAACCATCCTCCAGCCGTACGCCGAATCGACGCGACTGGCGACGGGCACCGACTTCGTGGTCGTGATGGCCCCCGACCGGACCCGCTTCTCACACCCGACCCGGGAGTTGATCGGCCAGCCGTTCGTCGGGGAGATCGAGCCCGCCCTCGCGGGCCACCCCTTCACCGTCACAAACGTCGGCACGCTCGGCGAGTCGGTGCGCGCTGTCGTTCCGGTGTACGACGACAAGCGGCGCATCGTCGGCCTCGTCTCGGTGGGCATCACCACCCGCGCGATCGACCGCAAGCTGCTCGCCCAACTGCCGGTGCTGTTCGGTGTGGCGGCGCCGGCCCTCGCGCTCGCCGCGACCGGTTCCTGGCTGCTCAGTCGCCGGCTGCGCCGCCAGACGCACGGCCTCGGCCCGGCGCAGATGACCCGGATGTACGAGTACTACGACGCTGTCCTGCACTCGGTACGCGAGGGTCTCGTGGTGCTGACCACCGACCGGCGGGTGGCCCTGGTCAACGACGAGGGGCGCCGGCTGCTGGGGCTCGACGCCGACGCGCCGGTGACCGACCAGCCGGTCGCCGGGATCGACCTGCCGCCCGCGGTGGCCGAGCTGCTCGCCTCCGGGCGGGATGCCCGCGACGAGCCGATTCTCGCCGGTGACCGGGTGCTCGTGGCCAACCAGCGGACCACCCGCTTCGAGGGTGCGGCGCTCGGCACCGTGCTGACACTGCGCGACCAGACCGAGCTGCGCACGCTGGCCAGCGAGCTGGATTCGGTACGGGCGCTGACCGAGGCGTTGCAGGCGCAGACCCACGAGTCGGCGAACCGGCTGCACACCGTACTGACCCTTGTGGAGCTGGGCCGCACCGAGGAGGCCGTACGGCTCGGCACCCGGGACCTGGCCCTCGCCCAGCAACTGACCGACCGGGTGGTCGGCGCGGTGACCGAGCCGGCGCTGGCCGCGCTGCTGCTCGGCAAGTCGGCGCAGGCAGGCGAGCGCGGGGTGGACCTGGTGATCGAGCCGGAGTGCCATCTCGACGACAGTCCCCTACCCACCGGTGACCTGCTGACGGTTGTCGGCAACCTTGTCGACAACGCCCTGGAGGCGGTGGCCGGCACACCCGCGCCGCGCCGGGTGCGGGTCTTCGTCGGCGAGGTCGACGACGAACTTGTGGTACGGGTCGCCGACAGCGGCCCCGGGCTGGCCCCGGACCGGGTGGCCGACGCGTTCCGCCGCGGCTGGTCCACGAAGAGCACCGGCCGGGGCCTCGGTCTGGCGCTTGTCGGTCAGGTGGTACGCCGACACGGTGGCCGCTACGACGTGGGCCGCTCGGACGACGGCGGCAGCCTCTTCACCGTCCGGATGCCGATCGTCGGGGCACGGCGATGA
- a CDS encoding response regulator, with protein sequence MTAIRVLVVEDEPLLAEAHSAYTERVPGFVVVGVAHTAQAAMAALRAGDGGDVDLVLLDFRLPDLHGLDVCRALRAAGSSVDVLAVTSARDLAVVRTAVSLGVTHYLLKPFTFAAFRDKLERYADYRAQALAEGEVVAQHEVDQMLATLRGTAGHSLPKGLDAQTLDRVRAALADVTPGVGLSATEVSALTGISRVTARRYLEYLATIDRVARSPRYGTPGRPEVEYRPR encoded by the coding sequence ATGACCGCCATCCGGGTGCTTGTCGTCGAGGACGAGCCACTGCTGGCCGAGGCGCACAGCGCGTACACCGAACGGGTTCCCGGTTTTGTGGTCGTCGGGGTGGCGCACACCGCGCAGGCGGCGATGGCGGCGCTGCGCGCGGGCGACGGCGGCGACGTGGACCTCGTACTCCTCGATTTCCGGCTGCCCGACCTGCACGGCCTGGACGTCTGCCGGGCGCTGCGGGCGGCGGGCAGCAGTGTCGACGTGCTGGCGGTGACGTCCGCGCGGGACCTCGCTGTGGTGCGCACGGCGGTGTCCCTCGGGGTGACCCACTACCTGCTCAAGCCGTTCACGTTCGCCGCGTTCCGCGACAAGCTGGAACGCTACGCCGACTACCGCGCCCAGGCGCTCGCCGAGGGCGAGGTGGTCGCCCAGCACGAGGTGGACCAGATGTTGGCCACCCTGCGCGGCACCGCCGGGCACAGCCTGCCCAAGGGGCTCGACGCGCAGACCCTCGATCGGGTACGCGCCGCGCTGGCCGACGTGACCCCCGGCGTGGGGCTGTCGGCCACCGAGGTCAGCGCGCTGACCGGCATCTCCCGGGTGACAGCACGCCGTTACCTGGAATACCTGGCGACAATCGACCGAGTGGCACGCAGCCCCCGCTACGGCACCCCCGGCCGCCCCGAGGTCGAATACCGACCCCGCTAG
- a CDS encoding FUSC family protein has product MVGTSLLDRLRHRQDSRAVLGRAARLTLVASVVFYACRYGAGSSVLATYGLFGVVATGSFARLPGPASQRARILLLALPVVWALIVAGSLLAWSTWAAAGGMLVVGFVVAFAGVGNPRLVGLASAFQLFYILASFPPYQPGTLPQRLGGVTFAVVLLAAAEVLLWPDPVPVSYRQRLTRAADGVAAILDDTADTLTDGACGRDGSRERAYDAVAALDLARNPPEWAPTAAGAQDRALRTCAAALREVLAEADRLAADAPPEPIPDLDAARLLRACAATTRAAGRDLSPGAPPVDLGDLDAAIGRAEMAYPGGVGRAAADVARLCRDATALALADSARVFAVGTRVAVGARPDGGDAYAGLFEYAHRRPWTLYRRQFLSHLAPRSAHLHSSLRLAVALAVARVAAGVLNLTHGFWVLLATLTVLRTSAVDTRVALRPAVLGTVVGAVVSGLVMFAVDDPVVYAVVLPITLILAFGAGGLLGPLWQQALFTVLLTVVFAQLSSEGWRLAETRIVDVLLGAVIGVLAGVALWPRGASRDLRRNAAGYLLASGNAVDRIVEAVLGAAAHPGPAVEDVRRRMILVDSSYCQFRSERHDPGRQPVSWDVVLSAGHHVVPGAESLLRRNPPGCLAGWPEAAALLRDTARHLHSAYGDLAGAVANDRAAAPMPAPSGCVDGLNRIRPLLGAADPASVRHLVEVDRWLAGLASSLARTRPSAPVESHQG; this is encoded by the coding sequence GTGGTCGGAACCAGCCTCCTGGACCGACTGCGCCACCGGCAGGACAGCAGAGCCGTCCTGGGGCGCGCGGCACGGCTGACCCTCGTGGCGTCGGTCGTCTTCTACGCCTGCCGGTACGGTGCGGGAAGTTCGGTGCTCGCCACGTACGGCCTGTTCGGTGTGGTCGCCACCGGGTCGTTCGCCCGGCTGCCCGGCCCGGCGTCGCAGCGGGCGCGGATCCTGCTTCTGGCACTGCCTGTGGTGTGGGCCCTGATCGTGGCGGGCTCGCTGCTGGCGTGGAGCACCTGGGCGGCTGCCGGTGGGATGCTCGTCGTCGGGTTCGTGGTGGCGTTCGCCGGCGTCGGCAACCCGCGCCTCGTGGGGCTGGCCAGCGCCTTCCAACTCTTCTACATCCTGGCGTCCTTTCCGCCGTACCAGCCGGGCACCCTCCCGCAGCGCCTCGGCGGGGTCACCTTCGCCGTCGTGCTGCTCGCCGCGGCCGAGGTGCTGCTCTGGCCCGACCCGGTGCCCGTGTCGTACCGGCAGCGGCTCACCCGCGCGGCGGACGGCGTCGCGGCGATCCTCGACGACACCGCCGACACGCTTACCGACGGGGCCTGTGGTCGGGACGGCTCGCGCGAGCGGGCGTACGACGCGGTGGCCGCGCTCGACCTGGCCCGCAACCCGCCGGAGTGGGCGCCCACGGCGGCGGGAGCACAGGACCGGGCGTTGCGGACCTGCGCGGCGGCGTTGCGGGAGGTGCTTGCCGAGGCGGACAGGCTGGCGGCGGACGCGCCACCGGAGCCGATCCCGGACCTGGACGCGGCGCGGCTGCTGCGCGCCTGCGCCGCGACGACCCGGGCCGCGGGCCGCGACCTGTCGCCGGGTGCCCCGCCTGTCGACCTCGGTGACCTGGACGCCGCGATCGGGCGGGCCGAGATGGCGTACCCCGGTGGTGTCGGTCGCGCCGCGGCGGACGTGGCCCGGTTGTGTCGGGACGCGACGGCGCTGGCCCTCGCGGACAGCGCGCGGGTCTTCGCCGTCGGCACACGGGTGGCTGTCGGTGCGCGGCCGGACGGTGGGGACGCCTATGCGGGGCTGTTCGAGTACGCGCACCGCCGACCGTGGACGCTGTACCGGCGGCAGTTCCTCTCCCACCTGGCACCTCGGTCCGCTCACCTGCACAGCTCGCTGCGGCTCGCCGTGGCGCTCGCCGTTGCCCGGGTTGCCGCAGGCGTCCTGAACCTCACCCACGGTTTCTGGGTCCTGTTGGCAACCCTCACCGTCCTGCGGACGTCGGCGGTGGACACCCGCGTCGCGTTGCGGCCCGCCGTGCTGGGCACCGTCGTCGGCGCGGTGGTCAGCGGCCTGGTGATGTTCGCCGTGGACGACCCGGTCGTGTACGCCGTCGTCCTGCCGATCACCCTCATCCTGGCGTTCGGCGCCGGAGGCCTGCTGGGTCCGCTCTGGCAGCAGGCGCTGTTCACGGTGCTGCTGACGGTCGTCTTCGCCCAGCTCAGCTCGGAGGGGTGGCGGCTGGCCGAGACCCGCATTGTCGACGTCCTGCTCGGTGCGGTGATCGGCGTGCTCGCCGGCGTCGCGCTGTGGCCGCGCGGGGCGAGCCGCGACCTGCGGCGCAACGCCGCCGGTTACCTGCTGGCCAGCGGGAACGCTGTCGACCGGATCGTCGAGGCGGTACTCGGCGCTGCCGCGCATCCCGGCCCGGCCGTCGAGGACGTCCGTCGACGGATGATCCTCGTCGACTCGTCGTACTGCCAGTTCCGCTCCGAGCGCCACGACCCGGGCAGGCAGCCGGTGAGCTGGGACGTCGTCCTCAGCGCCGGGCACCACGTGGTGCCCGGCGCCGAGTCGCTGCTGCGCCGCAACCCGCCCGGCTGCCTGGCCGGCTGGCCCGAGGCCGCCGCGCTGCTGCGGGACACGGCACGGCACCTGCATTCGGCGTACGGGGACCTGGCCGGCGCGGTGGCAAACGACCGGGCTGCGGCCCCGATGCCCGCCCCGAGCGGCTGTGTGGACGGGCTTAACCGGATCCGTCCGCTGCTCGGGGCAGCCGACCCCGCGTCGGTGCGGCACCTGGTGGAGGTCGACAGGTGGCTCGCCGGCCTCGCCTCCAGTCTGGCCCGGACGCGCCCGAGCGCCCCTGTCGAATCGCACCAGGGGTGA
- a CDS encoding aminotransferase class V-fold PLP-dependent enzyme — MEIAKAQQLWKPEPGWLNTASYGLPPEPAWTDLQEALAAWRVGGTSWEGWGDSVQRSRTAFAGLIGVPDSDVAVGVTVSQLLAPVAAALPAGATVVVPEVEFTSNLFPWLVQEERGVTVRTVPVDTVVDAIDADTDLVAFSLVQSADGSIAAYDEIVAAARAHDALVVVDATQACGWLPFDGSRADVVVVGGYKWLMNPRGTAYAYLAPDLRDRLRPDAAGWYAGRDPHASYYGPPLRLADDARRFDISPAWFSWVGAAPALELVADIGVPAIQAHNVALANRFLTGLGRPPGASAIVSVDVPGAEERLAAAGIRAAVRAGRVRASFHIYSTEADVDAALTALTG, encoded by the coding sequence ATGGAGATCGCGAAGGCGCAGCAGTTGTGGAAGCCGGAGCCCGGCTGGTTGAACACCGCCTCCTACGGGCTGCCGCCCGAGCCGGCGTGGACGGACCTCCAGGAGGCCCTCGCCGCGTGGCGCGTCGGCGGCACGTCGTGGGAGGGCTGGGGCGACTCGGTGCAGCGCTCCCGTACCGCGTTCGCCGGTCTCATCGGCGTGCCGGACAGCGACGTGGCCGTCGGCGTCACCGTCTCCCAGCTTCTCGCCCCGGTCGCGGCGGCACTGCCCGCGGGGGCGACGGTGGTGGTGCCCGAGGTCGAGTTCACCTCGAACCTCTTCCCGTGGCTGGTCCAGGAGGAGCGCGGCGTCACGGTCCGCACCGTGCCCGTGGACACTGTTGTCGACGCGATCGACGCCGACACCGACCTGGTCGCGTTCAGCCTCGTGCAGTCGGCCGACGGGTCCATCGCCGCGTACGACGAGATCGTGGCGGCGGCCCGCGCGCACGACGCGCTGGTGGTGGTCGACGCCACCCAGGCGTGCGGATGGCTGCCGTTCGACGGGAGCCGCGCCGACGTGGTGGTGGTGGGCGGCTACAAGTGGCTGATGAACCCGCGCGGCACCGCGTACGCCTATCTGGCCCCTGACCTGCGCGACCGGCTGCGCCCCGACGCCGCGGGCTGGTACGCGGGCCGCGACCCGCACGCCTCCTACTACGGCCCGCCGCTGCGGCTGGCCGACGACGCCCGCCGGTTCGACATCTCGCCGGCCTGGTTCAGCTGGGTGGGCGCGGCACCCGCCCTGGAGCTGGTCGCCGACATCGGCGTGCCGGCGATCCAGGCGCACAACGTGGCGCTGGCCAACCGGTTCCTCACCGGGCTGGGCCGGCCACCGGGTGCCAGCGCCATCGTCAGCGTCGACGTGCCCGGCGCGGAGGAACGCCTGGCCGCGGCCGGCATCCGGGCGGCGGTCCGTGCGGGACGGGTGCGCGCCTCGTTCCACATCTACTCCACGGAGGCCGACGTGGACGCGGCGCTCACCGCGTTGACGGGGTGA